A segment of the Manis javanica isolate MJ-LG chromosome 10, MJ_LKY, whole genome shotgun sequence genome:
CCCTGGCTTTGGCTTTCTGCGGTATAGAACATCCTACCCAATTACTAAAATGCAATTGCTATCCTTGACATCTTTCTTCCCAATCCTGTTCCCAGATGTAAACTAATCCCTTGCCCTAAAAGAAAACCTCAGACCCGTGTTTTTACTATTCACCCAGATCCCTCCTGCTTAACCTGCAGTCACAGGAGGTCGTCTCCCCTGTACCACTCACACCTTCCTCTGCCCCAAAACACACTACACCGCTCAGCACTTACCACAGAAAACCCAGCACAACTTCATTGTCTCAATAATAACTTTGATGTTTGAAGACCTGTTACCAAAGGGCTACGTACACCCTCAAAACTCAACTCTGATAACCCAGAAAGGACCCCCAAAACACTAAGAAACTATAGCAATCCAGACCACTCTGTTAATTCTTCAAAAAGGTAAAAACATGGCTGCTGGGACCCTCAACATGGCTGCCAGGGCCCACAAGATGGCTTTTAGAGGCTCAGAAGGCCTCTCCCACCCGCAATGGAATCTAGACCAAAGGGTGCCTGAACCAGGCAGCACAAGAGAAGAGAAGGAGTATGTAgtttagaaacaaacaaaaaaatttgttTCTGGGGCCCTTGCTCTAACCTTGTAAATCTGAAAATCCCAGGAGACACGTTTTTAAGTATCTGCACAGCCAGGTGCACTGGCCTGCAGGACTAAAGCAGGATTAAGACTTACCTGATACAACCATCAAAGGTGCCTGGTTTGAAGGGGAGGCCCTGGCCCATGTCCCCAAGAAGTAGGTCTCCCTCCATCTCTCGGTCCAAGGCTGCGTCTACAGCAGGTTGTGAAAAAAACACGATTATGTGGCTTCTTGTGCCAGTGAGGGGAGCCACCCACCCAGCACTGAACCAGAAATACTCACCCAGCATGGCGGGGCTGATGTCGACACCCACCCAATAGTGCCCTTCACACGAGAGACAGTCTCCACTCAGCCCAGAACCACAActggaaaacaaatgaacaggGGCTCAACCATGAGATCAGCAAAGACACCACCACCTCAGCAATGGGAACTGGGCCCCAGCCACTCACCCAATATCCAACAGGTAACAGGGCTGGCCCTCAGGCAGACAGAGGAGCTCCAGCGCACGCCCAGCCATCCTGGTCTGAACTTCAATCATCCGTGAGCTGCGAAGGCACAAACACAAGCGCACGGTCAGCATCCTGGGCCACAATCTCCCCAGAgcaaaagaaaggagaacaatcccaaGGTGGGCTCCCAGCCATCAAGCTCAGCTATGACTATTTAAAAATGACCCCCAAAGCTCACGCAGTACAGTGACAAATTATTCTGTGGCACAAATTTTAACTATACCAGCTGCAAAGCTAACATGAAGGAAGCCAATTCACTCAGCTAATGACCGGCCACTGGGTATTTCCAACTCAATCAGGCTTTGATACGGCATTACCCAAGAACaagttttccagaaaaattaTCCACGTTACTCAGACATGTAAGGACCAACAAGGCACAACAAAAATCTAagctcaaacaaacaaacaggtacaaacttccagctgtaagtcacagggatgaaaatacagcacagGGAACACAGTCAATACTGCAATAGctttgtatgttaaaaaaaaaatctatagcaATACTGTCCgtgagaaataaaacaagccaCACATGACTTTCTACTAACCACTGTTAAAATAATAAGCAcgtggttgacatccaaaatatataaagagctcaagcacctcaacaaacaaaaagcaaataatccaattaaaaaatgggcagaagagctgaacagttctccaaagaagaaattcagatggccaacaaacacatgaaaagatgctccacatggctagtcatcagagaaatgcaaattaaaaccacaatgagatatcacctcacaccagtaaggactgccaccatccaaaagacaaacaacaaatgttggtgaggatgtggaaaaaggggaaccctcctacactgctggtgggaatgtaaattagttcaaccattgtggaaagcagtatggaggttcctcaaaaagctcaaactacaaataccatttgacccaggaattccacttctaggaatttaccctaagaatgcagcagcccagtttgaaaaagacagatgcacccctatgtttatcactgcactatttacaatagccaagaaatggaagcaacctaagggtccatcagtacacgaatggataaagaagatgtggtacatatacacaatggaatattattcagccataagaagaaaacaaatcctaccatttgcaacaacatggatggagctagagggtattatgctcagtgaaataagccaggcggagaaagacaagtaccaaatgatttcactcatatgtggagtataagaacaaagaaaaaaactgaaggacagaacagcagcagaatcacagaacccaagaatggactaatagttaccaaagggaaagggactttggaggatggatgggaagggagggataaggggggggggggaagaaagggggcatatgattagcatgtataatgtgtgtgggggggcacagggagggctgtgcaacacagagaagacaagtagtgattctatagcatcttactacactgatggccagtgactgtaatggggtttgtgggagggacttcgtgagggggggagtctagtaaacgtaatgttcttcatctaattgtagattaatgataccgaaaaaaaaatagtaagcacataaaattaactgtaataACAGCTTACCCAACCCTCTGTATCCTACCTAATAATGTATCTTACTTAACCCAATATGCTCTAAATAtcaacacacatacaaaaaagtataaataaaacatCTACATTTTCTTCATACCAAGAAGTTGAGACTAAACATGTTTCAATAGATGACTGACAACCATCGGTTACCATATAAAGGTAATATAAAGCCAGTGTATCTGGCTTTCCCAAGATAAAAGAATCAGACAATGGTTTTCAAAATGCCTCTGCCGCTGGAAAAAGTTTGTACTTGCTACAAAACGACAGCTGGGCCGGATTTTTGTTGACCTTTTGGTCTTGGACTCTCATTTGAATGGAAAGAACAGCTACCTGTAGAATTTTGTACCGAGTAGCCTATCAGAAACGCTAGGTGTGGaagcccccgccccgccccgccccgggctTCACTTGTTAAATGGCTTTGTAATGATGCAAATGACTACACTCTCAGAAATTCGGAGACTATATATCAAGAGTTGTCGTGAGAATTTAGAGAGATCATGTAAAAGGGCACACAGATGATTCTCTGCAAGTATAACTTCCTTCCCCCCAACAGCACTGACCCCTTACATGTATCCACTGCCCCCTGGCTCTTTTGCCACACGCTGTAAACGAGTTGTCATACGAAACTTTGGAGAACAACCTAGAAAAAGGTATGATCACCCCGTTTTAATGCTAGGTTCACTTGTGGCCTACGGGATTCTGAGATTTCCTTAAAGTTGATTTTGCCAATGTAAGAAATAGGATCAACCCgggtccctcccttcccccttcccccatcccccatCTTCTGACCGCAGTCAAGGCAACTTGCCGGTCCCCGACCCCCGACACCGCGCAACATCCAGGCTCCCCTTACTTGTGCATGTATTTTCGCGCTTCCTTCTCGTCATAAAactgaggggggaaaaaaaacagaaaaggtaaGGTATCGAGAAGCAGAGATCGTGGGAAAAGTAAAAAGTGATGCCGGCGGGACTCAGGGCCTCACCAGCTCCGGCGGGCCGCCGTGCTCCGGTCTCCGCACACGTGCCGCCATCCTACCACCTTAGCAGCACGACTGCAGTTGGTTTAGCCCGGAACCCAGCTTTTATATCATCGGTCACGCGACTGCCTCCTAATACAcatgctccactcttttccccgCCTTCCTCTTTACTCGATTGGCTATAGGGCTGACGCGCTGAGAAAAACGTTTGTCTCCCATAGGCTAGTTCATCTTGCACCGCCCATGGACGTATTCAAGATGGCAGCCAAGCACGATTTGAGGTGGCCGAGATTGTTACTGTGGAGATTATGGCGTGCCCTTGGGACCCCACAGAAGCCGGGATCCGACCTGGGTTTAGAAGTAAGGACTTACTGCCTGAGCAACGGGCCATACTCGCGCACTGCGCTCTATGAGCTGCTCGGCGTTCCCTCCACAGCCACGCAGGCGCAAATCAAGGAGGCCTACTACCGGCAGAGCTTCCTCTATCACCCGGATCGCAACTCGGGGAGCACAGAGGCTGCCGAGCGCTTCACGCGCATCTCCCAGGCCTATGTGGTGCTGGGCAGTGCCACCCTGCGTCGCAAGTATGACCGCGGCCTGCTCAGCGACGAGGACCTGCGCGGACCTGGAGTCCGGCCCCCCAGGACGCCGGCGGCCGACCCTGGCACGCCCCGCACCCCTCCCACGGACGCTCGGGCCGGGGCCCGTTCTCGGACCGCGTCGGGCGCCAACCGCACCATGTTCAACTTTGACGCCTTCTACCAGGCGCACTACGGAGAACAGCTTGAGCGCGAACGGCGCCTGAGGGCCCGGCGGGAGGCCCTTCGCAAGCAGCAGGAGAACCGGGCCAAGAAGGACTTCCAGTGGGACGAGACCCGAGATGCCACTTTAGTCGTCCTTCTCGTCACAATCTTCCTCATCATAAGCTTCCGTTTGTAGTtggagagaggaggaaaggggagcAGCCCCCAGCCAACCCCAAGAAAATAGCCTTTCCTGTCTTCTTGAACCCTTTGTCTTCCGTTTTCTACCTCAGCTGGGGTCCGAAGGAACTGTTCTCCCCCTTCCTTTTCCCCATCCACCTTGCTTAGTCGTTCACCTGCATGTCCCTCCCCTACGACCCAGAAAAGGATACTGAATGCCCAAGAAGAGGCCCCAAGATGGAAAGTCCCAAAAGCCCAGAATGAAGGGTTTTCTGGAGTCCCTTGGGCGCCTGCTTCCAGAGGTTGCCTTCCTGTGGTTGTCAACTTCTGGAACCCTTGCTCTGGCTTTATTGTAAAGCTCTGAGCAAGCACTGTCTGCTCCCCCGACGTTTGTACTGTGGGGCTCCTCTGTAACCTTGAAACGTGCAATGTGACCAATCGGCTGCCAAAAGAAAAATTCTGGGGTTGCATGAACTTTGTCTTTCTGTGAGTTCCCCAAGCCACAGGTGAGACCTGACATAGGGTAAGAATTTGATGTGTGGAAACCTTGACATTTTTTTATGGTCAGCCCCAGAACCCAGTCCCTATTCTGTTGATGGCATGTGGGAATGGGAAAACAAGGTTATGGAGCATAAGGAGTAAGTGTTCCTGTGCCCACGCTTATCTAATATATGACCTTGGAGGAGTACCTTCAGGCATGACAGCAGAGGAGCAAATCATTTGCCCTCTTGAGGTCTGTCATACTTTATTATCCATAGTTCTAGTGGGGGCTCAGTGATTTAAAACGATGCTAATAGAGTCAGGTTTATCCTTGGGACAGTGTGCCTGCCATTTCGTCATCCCTTTACCAGCCAGTCCCATGACTAACTGCAGCTTATCCTCTCCCAGAAATAGAGCATCAAACTGGGAGTTTGAGTCTCTTGAATGTGGCCCACCCTTCTGTTTAGTTTGCAGTGTTTATCACAGGCCCCACAAGCCAAGTCCTTGAAAAACAGCTACTTGAGGCTATGGGGAATTTGGGGGGTTTAGAGGGACTACTGAGAGACAGGAGGTGCATGGTGGAAACTGGGTTCATTAGAGCTGGctgaggtttttgttttctttttataattctgCTAGGCAGTGAGTCATCACTCAACTAGAGTTGTAGTCAGGCTCTTTTAACCCCCAGTCACTGCAGGTGCCATGTAAGTTGTGAGGTGGTAGGTGCTGGAGCATTTATGCGCTGGGGCTGAATGTAGAGCTGTGGGATAGGAAAACCTTTCCCAAAGATCTGGCACAAGGTTTAGGGCCTAAGTCTAGGTTCTAAACAAAGCCAGAGGTGCTTTGGTATATTAATACCAATTCCTGTACTCAATCTTTGTGAAATTCTTTTATAAATTgggataaacccacagctagtTCAACTTGGCCTCTTGGAAACAATGGATTCTCTCTTGCCTTGGAGGTCAAGGGCAACCTCTTAGTCTTGGCTTTGCAGTGGCCACAGGATTCAGCAATAAAGATTAGAGCCCACTCTTGTTCAGGCCTGCTGGGCTAAGTGAGACTTGATTTGTGGGGAGGAGGCatatgtactttaaaataaaacatttaatgttGTATTTCATATTTGGCAAACGAGGGAAAGTATTTCTGAAACACAAACTACAGGAAGTGAAGCTTAGTAAAATGTACAGAAGTATGGTTCTCAACAGGAGTTGGGTCATAACAGTGTCCTCGGCAAGATTCTATCAAAGTTTTTATCAAAAGGAATTGGGGTTCTTTTAGTTTTTGTGTGTAAAAGCACTAATGGTCTGTAATAGCTGTGACCTTTCTTAGGGGCTCATGGACATAGACCTCTCAAGTTTGTATTCTTTTGAAGATCTAAGCCAAGAACATTCCCTGGTGCCTCAGAACAAGGTGGTAGATAAAGAGTTCCAGAAGGTTTCAGGGGTCTGGGGGTGGGAGTCAGACTGCGTGTAACTTCTGGAACATTCCGTAACTTTAGCAGGATAGTCAATAAAGCACATTAACCATCTAACTCTAAGCCTCTCCTTAGGCCTTGAACTAGACCCACTCCACTCTTACTTACAGTGCCATCCTACCTGCCTCACGTCTTTTAGGACAGAGCTGAACTCTTGACACCCCACTCCCTACCCCCCTCCCTGAAAGAGTGGGCTCTTCTTGGAAGGGAAGATTTGTGAGAGGCTTTTGGAAGGACCCCTCACCCACAACTGGTTCTCATggtatttctccctttgccctcacccccacccccaagatcATCCCAGGTCTTTACTTTCCCAGCTTGTCACCTGCCCTGGGGAAGAGAGGCTGATCCAGGCTGTGG
Coding sequences within it:
- the DNAJC30 gene encoding dnaJ homolog subfamily C member 30, mitochondrial, which codes for MDVFKMAAKHDLRWPRLLLWRLWRALGTPQKPGSDLGLEVRTYCLSNGPYSRTALYELLGVPSTATQAQIKEAYYRQSFLYHPDRNSGSTEAAERFTRISQAYVVLGSATLRRKYDRGLLSDEDLRGPGVRPPRTPAADPGTPRTPPTDARAGARSRTASGANRTMFNFDAFYQAHYGEQLERERRLRARREALRKQQENRAKKDFQWDETRDATLVVLLVTIFLIISFRL